A DNA window from Cognatiyoonia koreensis contains the following coding sequences:
- a CDS encoding phosphoserine transaminase, producing the protein MVTTKPASRPANPRFSSGPCAKPPVFSLEKLSDAPLGRSHRAAIGKSKLAEAIELTREILRVPADYRIGIVPASDTGAFEMAMWSLLGERPAEMVAWESFGAGWVTDVVKQLKIAATTHTADYGEIVDMAALNYDNDVCFTWNGTTSGVRMPNGDAIPSDRAGLTLCDATSAAFAQDLPWDKLDVTTFSWQKVMGGEAAHGMLILSPRAVERLESYTPAWPLPKIFRLTKGGKLIEGIFKGETINTPSMLAVEDYLLALKWGKSIGGLDALMHRANANARAIFNFCAAHDWIDNLAVDPATRSNTSVCLKFTDDRITDGAAFAKAVAKRLEAENVALDVGAYRDAPAGLRIWCGATVETSDIEAMLPWLAWAFEAEINA; encoded by the coding sequence ATGGTTACGACCAAACCGGCATCGCGGCCGGCAAATCCGCGGTTTTCGTCCGGCCCCTGTGCCAAACCCCCCGTATTCAGCCTTGAAAAATTGTCCGACGCGCCTTTAGGCCGGTCGCACCGTGCGGCGATTGGTAAATCAAAGCTGGCCGAAGCCATCGAGCTGACCCGTGAAATCCTGCGCGTTCCTGCCGATTACCGGATCGGAATCGTACCGGCCTCTGACACCGGTGCGTTCGAAATGGCGATGTGGTCCTTGCTGGGCGAACGCCCTGCGGAAATGGTCGCTTGGGAATCCTTTGGGGCCGGTTGGGTCACGGATGTCGTCAAGCAACTGAAGATCGCGGCGACGACACATACCGCAGACTATGGCGAAATCGTCGATATGGCCGCGCTGAATTATGACAATGACGTCTGCTTTACGTGGAATGGCACGACGTCGGGTGTGCGTATGCCGAATGGGGATGCGATCCCGAGCGATCGTGCCGGTCTGACGCTGTGCGATGCGACCTCTGCCGCCTTTGCGCAGGATTTGCCGTGGGACAAACTGGATGTGACGACATTCTCCTGGCAGAAGGTGATGGGCGGCGAAGCAGCCCACGGGATGCTGATCCTGAGTCCGCGTGCGGTTGAAAGGCTGGAAAGCTACACCCCGGCGTGGCCACTGCCGAAAATCTTCCGCCTGACCAAAGGCGGCAAGCTGATTGAAGGTATTTTCAAGGGCGAAACGATCAATACGCCGTCGATGCTTGCGGTCGAGGATTATTTGCTTGCGCTGAAATGGGGTAAATCCATTGGCGGTCTTGATGCGCTGATGCACCGTGCCAATGCCAACGCGCGGGCGATTTTCAACTTTTGCGCTGCACATGACTGGATCGACAATCTGGCCGTCGATCCTGCCACGCGGTCCAATACATCCGTGTGCCTGAAGTTCACCGATGACAGGATCACCGACGGTGCGGCTTTTGCCAAAGCTGTTGCAAAGCGGCTGGAAGCGGAGAACGTCGCACTTGACGTCGGAGCCTATCGTGACGCGCCTGCCGGTTTGCGGATCTGGTGCGGTGCAACGGTCGAAACGTCCGACATCGAAGCCATGCTGCCATGGCTTGCCTGGGCGTTCGAAGCCGAAATCAACGCCTGA
- the serB gene encoding phosphoserine phosphatase SerB, producing MFVTTLLTSPMNPTLDPALVEALRNAWGGGDVVWLAPDEAAEFQHERAPDNAAEVWRSCQEQNVDLVTQTLATRRKKMLIADMDSTMIQQECIDELADEAGVGARVADITARAMNGELDFEGAIDERVGLLAGLPETVIDHVLRTRITYMPGGLTLTRTMKARGDYAALVSGGFTAFTSQVAADLHFDENRANTLEIVDGKLTGRVVRPILGQNAKLEALQDITARLGITPDQAIAVGDGMNDLLMLKAAGTGVALHGKPALQEKVDVRINFGDLTALLYIQGYAKSEFIL from the coding sequence ATGTTCGTCACGACCCTTCTCACATCACCGATGAACCCAACGCTGGACCCGGCACTGGTCGAGGCGCTGCGCAATGCGTGGGGCGGTGGCGATGTGGTTTGGCTGGCCCCCGACGAAGCCGCCGAATTCCAACACGAACGCGCGCCCGACAACGCCGCAGAGGTCTGGCGCAGCTGTCAGGAACAGAATGTCGATCTTGTGACGCAAACGCTTGCGACGCGTCGCAAGAAAATGCTGATCGCGGATATGGACAGCACCATGATCCAGCAGGAATGCATCGATGAACTCGCGGACGAGGCCGGGGTGGGTGCCCGTGTGGCGGACATCACCGCGCGCGCCATGAATGGCGAACTTGATTTCGAAGGGGCAATCGACGAACGTGTCGGCCTGCTGGCAGGACTGCCGGAAACGGTGATTGACCACGTCTTGCGCACGCGGATCACCTATATGCCGGGCGGTCTGACATTGACGCGCACCATGAAGGCACGCGGTGACTATGCGGCATTGGTGTCGGGCGGTTTTACCGCATTCACGTCCCAAGTCGCCGCCGACCTTCACTTTGATGAAAACCGCGCCAACACGCTCGAAATCGTGGATGGTAAACTGACAGGGCGCGTTGTGCGTCCCATTCTGGGGCAGAATGCCAAGCTCGAAGCACTCCAAGACATCACCGCGCGGCTTGGGATCACACCGGATCAGGCGATCGCGGTCGGTGACGGGATGAATGATTTGCTGATGCTCAAGGCCGCAGGTACGGGCGTCGCACTACATGGCAAACCGGCCTTGCAGGAAAAGGTCGACGTGCGGATCAACTTCGGCGACCTGACCGCACTGCTTTACATTCAGGGCTACGCAAAGTCAGAGTTCATCCTATGA
- a CDS encoding trans-sulfuration enzyme family protein → MKKPATIAAHAGGAIDRQSAGVVPPIQTSTTFLRDADYGLIRPDNIYARDDSDTVRHAEHLLAQLEGAQDALLFPSGMAAIAALFRTLPNDASVVVQSGIYWGTTKWVRDFCERREITLTETDASDPAALQAACEAHKPALVFIETPSNPWLKTTDIAASAEIAHQVGAKLAVDATAATPVLMQPLALGADIVMHSATKGINGHSDVLAGVLATRAVDDPVWHAIKTDRHDAGAVIGAFEAWLLIRGIRTLPLRVERMSENALALVKHLRKHPQIADVYYPGLAEHPGHDVAHRQMSGGYGPLLSVLVQGGAPEALKVVGKLQLFMRATSLGGVESLVEHRHTIEPHTGIPENLIRVSVGIEDIGDLIADWDQALS, encoded by the coding sequence ATGAAAAAACCCGCGACCATTGCCGCCCACGCCGGCGGCGCAATCGACCGACAAAGCGCTGGTGTCGTCCCCCCGATCCAGACGTCAACGACATTCCTGCGTGACGCAGACTACGGGCTGATCCGGCCCGACAATATTTACGCACGCGACGACAGCGACACGGTACGCCACGCAGAACACCTGCTGGCGCAACTTGAAGGCGCACAGGACGCGTTGCTCTTCCCTTCGGGCATGGCCGCGATTGCGGCACTGTTCCGGACGCTGCCAAACGATGCCAGCGTCGTGGTACAAAGCGGGATCTATTGGGGCACGACAAAATGGGTGCGGGATTTCTGCGAACGCCGCGAAATCACGCTGACCGAAACCGACGCGAGCGATCCGGCAGCACTGCAAGCAGCCTGCGAAGCGCATAAGCCAGCACTGGTCTTCATCGAAACGCCGTCCAACCCCTGGCTGAAAACGACCGATATCGCGGCCTCTGCCGAGATTGCGCACCAGGTGGGGGCGAAACTGGCGGTCGATGCAACTGCGGCAACGCCCGTGCTGATGCAGCCTTTGGCGCTGGGGGCCGATATCGTGATGCATTCGGCCACCAAAGGGATCAATGGTCACTCTGACGTGCTGGCAGGGGTGCTTGCGACGCGGGCGGTCGACGATCCGGTCTGGCACGCAATCAAGACCGACCGCCACGATGCAGGTGCAGTGATCGGCGCATTCGAAGCTTGGCTGCTGATCCGTGGTATCAGAACGCTGCCGTTGCGGGTCGAACGCATGTCGGAAAATGCGCTGGCGCTGGTCAAGCACCTGAGGAAACACCCGCAGATCGCCGATGTTTACTATCCGGGGCTTGCCGAACATCCAGGCCACGATGTGGCCCACCGACAAATGTCAGGGGGCTATGGCCCACTGCTGTCCGTACTGGTCCAGGGCGGTGCGCCCGAGGCGCTGAAGGTCGTCGGTAAGCTGCAGCTTTTCATGCGGGCCACATCGCTGGGCGGCGTGGAAAGCTTGGTGGAACACCGGCATACGATCGAACCGCACACCGGCATTCCGGAAAACCTGATCCGCGTCTCGGTCGGGATCGAGGATATCGGCGACCTGATCGCCGATTGGGATCAGGCGCTCAGTTAG
- a CDS encoding rhodanese-like domain-containing protein, with protein sequence MKTAKDYMEAANEAVPTMDSADAIAIHAEGEGTFIDVRDSADIAESGTIKGANRVPRGMIEFNADPAMEDLFNPIFKDKSAPYYLVCGAGGQAALAGKTMTEMGFTNVTNIGGFPGWKDAGGPTES encoded by the coding sequence ATGAAAACTGCCAAAGACTATATGGAAGCCGCGAACGAAGCCGTGCCAACGATGGACAGCGCGGATGCCATAGCGATTCACGCCGAGGGCGAAGGCACCTTCATCGATGTGCGCGACAGTGCCGACATCGCCGAAAGCGGCACGATCAAAGGTGCCAACCGCGTTCCGCGTGGCATGATCGAATTCAATGCCGATCCCGCGATGGAAGACCTGTTCAATCCAATCTTCAAGGACAAGTCCGCCCCTTACTATCTGGTTTGCGGTGCCGGCGGACAGGCTGCACTTGCTGGCAAAACGATGACAGAAATGGGTTTTACCAATGTGACGAACATCGGTGGCTTTCCGGGATGGAAAGACGCTGGTGGTCCGACTGAATCCTAA
- a CDS encoding phage tail protein, with the protein MAEFTVNTHRRDPYKNFKFRVQWDGRYIAGVSKCSGLRRTTETVAFRDGGAPNLPGFGPGKTQFEPITLERGITHDPAFEDWANEVFNIQGDAAMSLRNLRKDVRIEIYNLAGQLVLAYHVFRCWVSEYQALPELDALGESMTAFERIVLQHEGWQRDKDVREPEET; encoded by the coding sequence ATGGCTGAATTTACTGTCAATACGCACCGCCGTGACCCCTACAAGAATTTCAAGTTTCGCGTTCAATGGGATGGCCGGTATATCGCGGGTGTTTCCAAATGCAGCGGATTGCGCCGCACGACTGAAACGGTGGCATTCCGTGACGGTGGCGCGCCAAACCTGCCGGGATTCGGGCCGGGGAAAACGCAATTCGAACCGATTACACTGGAACGGGGGATAACCCATGATCCGGCATTCGAAGATTGGGCAAATGAGGTGTTCAATATTCAGGGCGATGCGGCGATGTCGCTCCGGAATCTGCGCAAGGACGTGCGGATCGAAATCTACAACCTTGCCGGGCAACTGGTGCTTGCCTATCACGTCTTCCGCTGCTGGGTTTCAGAATATCAGGCGCTGCCAGAGTTGGACGCACTTGGGGAATCAATGACCGCGTTCGAGCGGATCGTTCTGCAGCATGAAGGCTGGCAAAGGGACAAAGACGTCCGGGAACCCGAAGAGACATAA
- a CDS encoding response regulator transcription factor, which yields MAQLKKILLVDDDDDLREALGEQLLMTEDFDVFEAADGAEAMTKAKEQLYDLMILDVGLPDTDGRELCRLMRKQGVKCPIVMLTAQDSDADTIYGLDAGANDYVSKPFKFPVLLARIRSQLRTHEQSEDAVFQLGPYTFKPAQKMLVTEDDKKVRLTEKETNILKFLYRATEGVVARDVLLHEVWGYNAGVTTHTLETHIYRLRQKIEPDPSNARLLVTESGGYRLVA from the coding sequence ATGGCTCAGCTCAAGAAAATCCTGCTTGTCGATGACGACGACGACCTGCGTGAAGCGCTGGGTGAACAGCTTTTGATGACCGAGGACTTTGACGTTTTCGAAGCCGCCGACGGCGCGGAAGCGATGACAAAGGCCAAGGAACAGCTTTACGACCTGATGATCCTTGACGTCGGCCTGCCCGATACGGATGGCCGCGAACTTTGCCGCCTGATGCGCAAGCAAGGCGTGAAATGCCCGATCGTGATGCTGACCGCACAGGATTCTGATGCAGATACGATTTACGGCCTTGATGCGGGCGCGAATGACTATGTGTCCAAGCCGTTCAAGTTTCCAGTGCTGCTGGCGCGCATTCGCAGCCAGTTGCGCACGCATGAGCAATCCGAAGACGCCGTTTTCCAGCTTGGGCCATACACGTTCAAGCCTGCCCAGAAGATGCTGGTGACCGAGGACGACAAAAAGGTGCGTCTGACGGAAAAAGAGACCAACATCCTCAAGTTTCTGTATCGCGCAACCGAAGGCGTTGTTGCTCGCGACGTCCTGCTGCACGAGGTCTGGGGCTATAATGCGGGTGTCACCACGCACACGCTGGAGACACACATTTATCGTCTTCGCCAAAAAATTGAACCAGATCCGTCCAATGCCCGCCTTCTTGTGACCGAATCTGGCGGTTACAGACTAGTTGCTTGA
- the ribA gene encoding GTP cyclohydrolase II, with protein sequence MSFAPDVTERIARARADLRMGVPVVLSEGLVVLAVETLNAARFAQLRTLGGAPVLTVTGWRAKTLKARAYDGDLARIIVPDEVHLPWVQSIADPADDLNHPMKGPLQTLRDGAAGPYRAAIALAKAARLLPAALCAEIDDPADFATRHNLTMISGSSVTKAALSEMHRVISARLPLAVSDVGRLHIFRPEDGAEEHYAIEIGHPDRSAPVLSRLHSACFTGDLLGSLKCDCGPQLRGALAQMGEAGAGVLLYLNQEGRGIGLANKMRAYALQDQGFDTVEANHRLGFEDDERDFRIGAEILRKMGFNAVRLMTNNPAKIAKMESCGITVSERVPLQVGGNAHNAAYLATKAEKSGHLL encoded by the coding sequence ATGTCATTTGCGCCAGATGTTACAGAACGGATCGCCCGTGCGCGGGCCGATCTGCGCATGGGCGTTCCTGTTGTGCTGTCCGAAGGGCTGGTCGTGCTGGCCGTCGAAACGCTGAATGCTGCGCGTTTCGCCCAATTGCGCACATTGGGCGGCGCGCCGGTTCTTACAGTGACGGGGTGGCGGGCAAAGACGCTGAAGGCGCGCGCCTATGACGGGGACTTGGCGCGGATCATCGTGCCTGACGAGGTGCATTTACCATGGGTGCAATCCATCGCGGACCCGGCGGACGATCTGAACCACCCGATGAAAGGGCCGCTGCAAACACTTCGCGATGGGGCGGCAGGACCGTACCGCGCGGCAATTGCACTTGCCAAGGCAGCCCGGCTTTTGCCAGCGGCGCTATGTGCCGAAATCGACGATCCGGCAGATTTCGCAACGCGGCATAATCTGACGATGATCAGCGGGTCCTCTGTGACAAAGGCCGCGCTAAGCGAAATGCACCGTGTCATCAGCGCGCGCCTGCCGCTTGCTGTGTCGGATGTCGGGCGGCTGCATATCTTTCGGCCCGAAGATGGCGCGGAAGAACATTACGCGATTGAAATCGGGCATCCCGACCGTAGTGCGCCGGTCCTGTCGCGGCTGCATTCAGCCTGCTTCACAGGAGATTTGCTGGGATCGCTAAAATGCGACTGCGGCCCACAACTGCGCGGCGCGCTTGCCCAGATGGGCGAAGCGGGGGCAGGTGTGTTGCTTTATCTCAATCAGGAAGGGCGCGGAATCGGTCTGGCCAACAAGATGCGCGCCTATGCATTGCAGGATCAGGGGTTCGATACGGTCGAAGCGAACCACCGGCTCGGGTTCGAGGACGATGAGCGCGATTTCCGCATCGGCGCGGAAATTCTGCGCAAGATGGGGTTTAATGCCGTCCGGCTAATGACGAATAATCCCGCAAAGATCGCCAAAATGGAAAGCTGCGGCATCACCGTCAGCGAACGTGTTCCGCTTCAGGTCGGCGGCAACGCCCACAACGCGGCCTATCTTGCGACAAAGGCCGAAAAGTCGGGGCATCTGCTTTGA
- a CDS encoding L,D-transpeptidase family protein — protein MTPADLVLTPTHLRFWGRRFPCTIGRGGLTNRKAEGDGATPRGVHRIVGMLYRPDRMARPSDWALPIKPGDLWSDDVKDPDYNMMVRAPHPFGHEDLRRADPMYDLVILTDWNWPYPVKGRGSAIFIHQWRGPGRPTTGCIAFRRDHLQWMARRIQHRSRLVIA, from the coding sequence ATGACACCGGCAGACCTTGTGCTGACACCGACGCATCTGCGGTTTTGGGGCAGGCGCTTTCCCTGCACGATCGGGCGGGGTGGTCTGACCAACCGCAAGGCCGAAGGCGACGGTGCGACGCCGCGTGGGGTGCACCGGATTGTCGGTATGCTTTACCGGCCTGACAGGATGGCACGTCCGAGCGACTGGGCGCTGCCGATCAAACCGGGCGATCTGTGGTCCGATGATGTGAAAGACCCCGACTACAACATGATGGTGCGCGCGCCGCATCCTTTCGGCCACGAGGACCTGCGCCGGGCCGATCCGATGTATGATCTTGTCATCCTGACCGATTGGAACTGGCCCTATCCGGTTAAGGGGCGTGGGTCGGCGATCTTTATCCACCAATGGCGCGGCCCTGGCCGGCCCACAACAGGATGCATCGCGTTTCGCCGTGATCACCTGCAATGGATGGCACGAAGAATTCAGCACCGATCACGACTTGTTATCGCATAA
- a CDS encoding RNA pyrophosphohydrolase: protein MKHQGPFMTPDDIADLPYRPCVGVMLANTRGHIFVGQRKDRDTDAWQMPQGGVDAGEKTLDAALRELWEETGVTEKLVTLEAEAPELIRYDLPHDIVPKIWKGRYRGQEQKWFLFRFHGSDDQINIETEHPEFTQWKWMPKDELVSNIVPFKREVYEKVLAAFNGKL, encoded by the coding sequence ATGAAACACCAAGGCCCCTTTATGACCCCGGACGACATCGCCGATTTGCCCTACCGCCCCTGCGTCGGGGTCATGCTGGCCAATACACGCGGGCATATCTTTGTCGGCCAACGCAAAGACCGTGACACGGACGCCTGGCAAATGCCACAAGGCGGCGTGGATGCCGGCGAAAAGACGCTTGATGCCGCCCTGCGGGAGTTGTGGGAAGAAACCGGCGTGACCGAAAAACTGGTCACGCTGGAAGCAGAAGCCCCCGAGCTGATCCGCTATGACCTGCCACACGACATCGTGCCGAAGATCTGGAAAGGCCGCTACCGCGGTCAGGAACAGAAATGGTTCCTGTTCCGCTTTCACGGATCCGACGACCAGATCAATATCGAAACGGAACATCCCGAATTCACACAGTGGAAATGGATGCCCAAGGATGAACTGGTCAGCAACATCGTGCCATTCAAACGCGAAGTTTACGAAAAGGTGCTCGCGGCATTTAACGGCAAGCTATGA
- a CDS encoding DUF1801 domain-containing protein, which yields MTPTFAPDVKAVFDAACPDDRAGMLALRQLVFEVADQTPEAGKIVEVLRWGQPSYITPDTKSGTTIRIAEVEAGGFGLFAHCQTTVISDYATHFPGQDRIDGNRGILFAGKDQIDPARHGLLIRSALTYHLKKEN from the coding sequence ATGACGCCAACGTTTGCGCCTGATGTAAAGGCCGTATTCGATGCCGCTTGCCCAGACGACAGGGCAGGGATGCTGGCGTTGCGGCAACTGGTTTTCGAGGTCGCGGACCAAACGCCGGAAGCAGGCAAGATCGTGGAAGTTCTGCGGTGGGGGCAGCCAAGTTACATCACGCCAGATACCAAATCCGGCACGACAATCCGGATCGCCGAGGTGGAAGCAGGCGGCTTCGGGCTTTTTGCGCACTGCCAAACCACAGTGATCTCTGACTACGCGACACATTTCCCAGGGCAGGACAGGATCGACGGCAACCGCGGCATCCTGTTTGCGGGTAAGGACCAGATTGATCCGGCACGCCATGGGCTGCTGATCAGATCGGCACTGACTTACCATCTGAAAAAAGAGAATTAG
- the rnr gene encoding ribonuclease R, translated as MAQIPSKQDILDFIADNPARTAKRDIARAFGIKGAQRIDLKRILKEMEADGQLQKRRSSYRDPETLPPVGVLEIVGPDADGDLIAKPMEWNGEGVEPTVLLSLRNGDPALGPGDRVLGRLTQTPKDDHPYHARMIRRIGANPLRIIGIFRAGSEGGRILPIDKGSDKEWIVPAGATGGAKDGELVEVEQAGPKGRMGLPKARIVNRLGDPSQPKAVSLIAIHQHGIPDHFPDDVVAEADAAKPATLGKRTDLRDLPLVTIDPWDARDRDDACYVQAHDDGFTIWVAIADVAHYVRPNSPLDHEARKRGNSTYFPDRVVPMLPDTLSGDLCSLHENVDRACLAVSMRIDGNGNKVSHEFHRALMRSSASFNYEEVQAAIVGQPNEKTEPLLEDVLRPLYAAYEALKKARAVRQPLELDLPERQIVLGDDGTVTSVNFKERLDAHRLIEEFMVLANVAAAETLIAKKSPLLFRVHEEPTPEKLDALRDVADASGLQLAKGQVLKTSHLNRLLAQAKDTDQAELINLNTLRSMTQAYYHHENFGHFGLALRAYAHFTSPIRRYSDLIVHRALISAHGWGKDGLSPWDVEHLEDTGKLISDTERRSMMAERDTTDRYLSAFLADRVGTEMTGRISGIAKFGVFVKLDETGADAMIPIRTLGAEYFHYDADTQTLMGADTGTVIGLGQRVTVKLAEVTPVTGGLTAELIRLDERLMPKGPAKGRGKPPRRKVGAAKKKSAKIARKVKRRRK; from the coding sequence ATGGCACAGATCCCTTCCAAACAGGACATCCTTGATTTCATCGCCGACAATCCGGCGCGCACCGCGAAACGCGATATCGCGCGCGCGTTCGGCATCAAGGGTGCACAGCGCATCGACCTTAAGCGGATCCTCAAGGAGATGGAGGCTGACGGCCAGCTGCAAAAGCGCCGCAGCAGTTATCGCGACCCGGAGACCCTGCCCCCTGTCGGCGTGCTGGAGATTGTTGGCCCCGATGCGGATGGCGACCTGATCGCCAAGCCAATGGAGTGGAACGGCGAAGGTGTGGAGCCGACTGTTCTATTGTCCTTGCGCAACGGTGATCCCGCGCTTGGTCCGGGCGACCGTGTTCTGGGCCGTCTGACGCAGACCCCGAAGGACGATCACCCTTATCACGCCCGCATGATCCGCCGGATCGGGGCGAACCCTTTGCGCATCATTGGCATTTTCCGCGCCGGTTCCGAAGGCGGGCGTATCCTGCCCATCGACAAGGGCAGCGACAAGGAATGGATCGTTCCCGCCGGTGCAACTGGTGGGGCGAAGGACGGCGAACTTGTCGAGGTTGAGCAGGCTGGTCCCAAAGGACGGATGGGTCTGCCCAAGGCCCGCATCGTCAACCGCTTGGGTGATCCAAGCCAACCCAAGGCCGTCAGCCTGATCGCCATTCACCAGCATGGCATTCCCGATCATTTCCCCGACGACGTCGTTGCTGAAGCGGATGCCGCCAAGCCTGCCACATTGGGCAAGCGGACGGATCTGCGTGATCTGCCGTTGGTCACGATCGACCCTTGGGATGCGCGCGACCGCGACGATGCATGTTACGTTCAGGCCCATGACGACGGGTTCACGATCTGGGTCGCGATTGCTGACGTCGCCCATTACGTCCGCCCCAACAGCCCGCTTGACCATGAAGCCCGCAAGCGCGGCAATTCCACCTATTTCCCTGATCGTGTTGTGCCGATGCTGCCCGATACGCTGTCGGGTGATCTATGTTCCCTGCATGAAAACGTCGATCGCGCCTGCCTTGCCGTGTCGATGCGCATTGACGGGAACGGCAACAAGGTCAGCCACGAATTCCATCGCGCCCTGATGCGGTCGTCCGCGTCATTCAACTATGAAGAGGTGCAGGCCGCGATTGTCGGGCAGCCCAATGAGAAAACAGAGCCGTTGCTGGAGGACGTGCTGCGCCCGCTTTACGCCGCTTATGAGGCGCTGAAAAAGGCGCGGGCGGTGCGACAGCCGCTTGAGCTTGACCTGCCGGAGCGCCAGATCGTGCTTGGCGATGACGGCACCGTCACATCCGTCAATTTCAAGGAACGGCTCGACGCCCACCGGCTGATCGAGGAATTCATGGTGCTGGCCAATGTTGCCGCCGCCGAGACCTTGATTGCCAAAAAGTCACCACTGCTGTTCCGCGTCCACGAGGAACCGACGCCGGAAAAACTGGACGCGCTGCGCGATGTGGCCGATGCATCCGGTCTGCAGCTTGCCAAGGGGCAGGTGCTGAAGACCTCACATCTAAACCGTTTGCTGGCGCAGGCAAAGGACACCGATCAGGCCGAATTAATCAATCTCAACACCCTGCGGTCGATGACGCAGGCCTATTACCACCACGAGAATTTCGGACATTTCGGGCTGGCCCTGCGCGCTTATGCGCATTTCACGTCGCCGATCCGCCGCTATTCCGATCTGATCGTGCATCGCGCGCTGATTTCGGCGCATGGCTGGGGCAAGGATGGCCTGTCGCCGTGGGATGTTGAACATCTGGAAGATACCGGCAAGCTGATCAGCGACACCGAACGCCGCTCGATGATGGCAGAGCGCGACACGACCGATCGCTACCTGTCCGCGTTTCTGGCGGATCGTGTCGGAACAGAAATGACCGGGCGCATCAGCGGGATCGCCAAGTTCGGTGTCTTTGTGAAGCTGGATGAAACCGGTGCCGATGCGATGATTCCGATCCGCACATTGGGGGCGGAGTATTTCCACTATGATGCGGACACACAGACGCTGATGGGGGCTGACACGGGGACTGTTATCGGGCTGGGGCAGCGCGTCACGGTGAAACTGGCCGAGGTCACTCCGGTCACCGGTGGTCTGACGGCAGAGCTTATCCGCCTTGATGAACGCCTGATGCCAAAGGGTCCTGCGAAAGGGCGCGGTAAACCGCCCCGCCGCAAGGTCGGGGCCGCAAAAAAGAAATCGGCGAAAATCGCCCGCAAGGTGAAACGCCGCCGCAAGTAG
- the dapE gene encoding succinyl-diaminopimelate desuccinylase codes for MTPIDPVALTADLVRCESVTPAEGGALVLLEKLLSGADFECTRVDRNGIANLYARWGRKGANRTFGFNGHTDVVPVGNIKDWTVDPFGAAIKDGFLYGRGSTDMKSGVAAFAAAAVDFVRATPPDGAVVLAITGDEEADALDGTTALLDWMAENNERMTDCLVGEPTSPNHMGEAMKIGRRGSLTVWFTFTGVQGHSAYPHRAKNPLHAMARLMNVLGSYTLDDGTDHFDPSSLAIVTVDTGNPATNVIPAQCTATVNIRFNDLHSGDGLTAWLQDEANKVAAATGIDIALRVKVSGESFVTPPGPLSDLIGKAVQAETGQVPALSTSGGTSDARFVKDHCPVVEFGLVGKTMHQVDERVPVKDIIQLKAIYARILSDYFADTSR; via the coding sequence ATGACACCGATTGACCCCGTCGCCCTGACCGCCGATCTGGTGCGTTGCGAATCCGTCACCCCAGCCGAAGGCGGGGCACTGGTTTTGCTGGAAAAGCTGTTGTCGGGTGCCGATTTTGAATGCACCCGCGTCGATCGCAACGGCATTGCCAACCTTTACGCCCGTTGGGGCCGAAAAGGAGCCAACCGTACGTTTGGTTTCAATGGCCATACCGATGTCGTACCCGTGGGCAACATCAAGGACTGGACCGTCGATCCATTTGGGGCCGCGATCAAAGATGGCTTTCTGTACGGGCGCGGTTCGACCGACATGAAATCGGGTGTCGCGGCCTTTGCCGCAGCAGCTGTCGATTTCGTACGTGCCACCCCGCCGGACGGCGCGGTCGTGCTCGCGATAACCGGTGACGAGGAAGCCGATGCGCTGGATGGCACCACAGCACTGCTTGACTGGATGGCTGAAAACAACGAGCGCATGACCGACTGCCTTGTCGGGGAGCCAACAAGCCCGAACCATATGGGCGAGGCCATGAAGATCGGGCGGCGCGGTTCGCTGACCGTCTGGTTCACCTTTACCGGCGTGCAGGGTCATTCCGCCTATCCGCATCGTGCCAAGAACCCGCTGCATGCGATGGCGCGGCTGATGAATGTTCTGGGGTCGTATACGCTGGACGACGGGACCGATCATTTCGACCCTTCGTCGCTGGCGATCGTGACGGTGGACACCGGTAATCCGGCGACCAACGTCATTCCTGCGCAATGCACGGCCACGGTGAATATCCGCTTTAACGACCTGCATTCGGGCGACGGCCTGACCGCGTGGCTGCAGGATGAGGCGAACAAAGTCGCTGCGGCCACCGGTATCGACATCGCGTTGCGTGTCAAAGTATCCGGCGAAAGCTTTGTCACGCCACCCGGTCCGCTGTCCGATCTGATCGGCAAGGCCGTGCAGGCGGAGACCGGACAGGTACCTGCGTTGTCCACCTCTGGTGGCACGTCGGATGCCCGTTTTGTCAAGGATCACTGCCCTGTGGTCGAGTTCGGGCTGGTAGGGAAAACCATGCATCAGGTCGATGAGCGGGTGCCGGTCAAGGATATTATCCAGCTCAAGGCGATCTATGCCCGCATCCTGTCGGACTACTTTGCAGACACCTCCCGCTAA